The Zingiber officinale cultivar Zhangliang chromosome 9A, Zo_v1.1, whole genome shotgun sequence genome window below encodes:
- the LOC122020327 gene encoding DNA polymerase eta-like isoform X3, with amino-acid sequence MPIARPEPQNARVIAHVDMDCFYVQVEQRKNPELKGLPAAVVQYNSWKGGALIAVGYEARRFGVKRSMRGDEAKMVCPNIQLIQVPVARGKADLNLYRDAGSEVVSILSTKGRCERASIDEVYLDLTDAAETMLSETPPEMLDTINEETLRSHVLGFNVDGDEREKNVKEWLCRSEADRQDKLLACGCIIVAQLRTEVLKETTFTCSAGIAHNKMLAKLASPMHKPAQQTVVPSSSVKDLLASLPVKKMKQLGGKLGSSLQIDLGVKTVGDLLQFSQEKLQEHYGINTGTWLWNISRGISGDAVEDRLLPKSHGCGKTFPGPQALKTIASVENWVNQLCEELNERIQCDLDQNKRVAHTLTLHARAFKENDMEPQRKFPSKSCPLRYGTSKLKEDAMRLFDSGLRDFLGSQHIGWGVTSLSIAASKITDVPQGTRSILKFLQGKDCSSMISDDPNGSPKQDLVLSSADADLQREDFEMVNHDVRPRDLASEATRSDINNKLLDQTQKRTITAVRKIKDVVALFL; translated from the exons ATGCCAATCGCGCGTCCGGAGCCCCAGAACGCGCGCGTGATCGCTCACGTCGACATGGACTGCTTCTACGTCCAAG TGGAACAACGAAAAAATCCTGAATTGAAGGGTTTGCCTGCTGCTGTAGTACAGTATAACTCATGGAAAGGTGGTGCCCTGATCGCAGTTGGTTATGAAGCTCGAAGATTTGGTGTGAAGCG TTCTATGCGTGGAGATGAGGCCAAAATGGTATGCCCAAATATCCAATTAATTCAAGTTCCTGTTGCACGTGGTAAAGCTGATTTAAATCTGTACAGAGATGCTGGCTCTGAG GTTGTTTCCATACTTTCGACCAAAGGGCGATGTGAGCGAGCATCAATTGATGAAGTTTATCTGGATCTTACTGATGCTGCTGAAACGATGCTATCAGAAACACCACCGGAGATGCTAGACACAATTAATGAAGAGACTCTGAGGTCACACGTATTAGGTTTTAATGTT GACGGTGATGAAAGGGAAAAGAATGTCAAAGAGTGGCTCTGTCGAAGTGAAGCTGACCGTCAGGACAAACTTTTAGCTTGTGGTTGTATTATTGTGGCACAACTTCGTACTGAAGTTTTGAAGGAAACAACATTCACATGTTCTGCTGGCATTGCACACAACAAG ATGTTAGCAAAACTTGCTAGTCCTATGCATAAGCCTGCACAACAGACTGTTGTACCATCCTCTTCAGTTAAGGATCTACTAGCATCCTTGCCGGTGAAGAAAAT GAAACAACTTGGTGGAAAGCTTGGAAGCTCCCTACAAATAGATCTTGGAGTGAAGACTGTTGGTGATTTGCTACAGTTTAGTCAGGAGAAGTTGCAAGAGCACTATGGTATTAATACAGG CACATGGTTGTGGAACATCTCGAGAGGTATTAGTGGAGATGCTGTTGAGGACCGCCTTCTGCCTAAAAGCCATGGTTGCGGAAAGACATTTCCAGGTCCACAAGCATTGAAGACTATTGCTTCT GTTGAGAACTGGGTCAATCAATTGTGTGAAGAACTAAATGAGCGTATACAGTGTGACTTGGATCAGAACAAACGTGTTGCACATACATTGACCTTACATGCCAGAGCATTTAAG GAAAATGACATGGAACCCCAAAGGAAATTTCCTTCAAAATCTTGTCCCTTGCGTTATGGAACTTCAAAACTCAAAGAAGATGCTATGCGATTATTTGATTCTGGTCTTCGTGATTTTTTGGGTTCCCAACACATTGGATGGGGAGTAACGTCGCTTTCTATTGCAGCAAGCAAAATAACTGATGTGCCGCAA GGAACAAGGTCAATTCTGAAGTTTCTCCAAGGCAAAGATTGCTCCTCCATGATATCAGATGATCCTAATGGGTCTCCTAAACAAGATCTTGTCTTGTCTTCTGCAG ATGCGGATCTACAAC